A stretch of Henckelia pumila isolate YLH828 chromosome 4, ASM3356847v2, whole genome shotgun sequence DNA encodes these proteins:
- the LOC140862433 gene encoding uncharacterized protein, which translates to MIHGPCGHLNETNSCMIEGQCKSHYPRKFCKTTIQGEDSYPIYRRRDDSQTVDVRKAKLNNQWVVPYNPYLLLRYDCHMNVEICSGLTAVKYLYKYIYKGHDKVVVHIATVNAKSRTLLYVEFPEYYVWDNQTKSWYERKKRRVIGRVNAANPVEGERYYLRLLLSHVRGPISFDYLLMVNGKRYFTFKESAQKRGLLESDRSNFDCMNEAVTFQMPHALRRLFETILVYCEAADVRLLWDTYFEAMSDDLKRQFHHNREFLVSKTLQSLNLILESMGKKNGAFDLPRISLDMRQSNATFSREIEEEKSIQISYDDYLAQFKLNVAQHEAFEKIQECVNLGNGGLFFVNGPGGNGKAFLYRALLANIRKKKHDCPSYSHFRSCSFNITRWSNSSFSL; encoded by the exons ATGATTCATGGACCTTGTGGACATCTGAATGAAACAAACTCTTGCATGATCGAAGGACAATGCAAGAGTCATTATCCACGGAAGTTTTGCAAGACAACTATTCAAGGAGAAGATAGTTATCCTATTTATCGGAGAAGGGATGATAGTCAAACAGTGGATGTAAGAAAAGCAAAGTTAAATAATCAGTGGGTTGTTCCCTACAATCCTTATCTTCTTCTGAGATATGATTGCCACATGAATGTTGAAATTTGTTCCGGATTGACTGCTGTTAAATATCTATACAAGTACATTTACAAAGGCCATGACAAAGTTGTTGTACACATTGCAACAG TTAATGCAAAGTCAAGAACATTGTTATACGTTGAGTTCCCTGAATATTATGTTTGGGACAACCAAACTAAAAGTTGGTATGAGAGGAAGAAAAGAAGAGTCATTGGCCGCGTAAATGCTGCAAATCCCGTTGAAGGAGAAAGATACTATTTGAGACTTTTACTAAGTCATGTAAGGGGACCCATTTCTTTTGACTATTTGCTAATGGTTAATGGAAAACGTTACTTTACTTTTAAAGAATCTGCACAGAAAAGAGGATTACTTGAATCTGATCGAAGTAATTTTGATTGTATGAATGAAGCTGTTACCTTTCAAATGCCACATGCTTTGAGAAGATTATTTGAAACAATTTTGGTATATTGTGAAGCAGCTGATGTTAGATTGTTATGGGATACATATTTTGAAGCAATGTCCGACGATTTAAAAAGACAATTTCATCATAATCGAGAGTTCTTAGTCTCAAAAACACTTCAgagtttaaatttaattttggagAGCATGGGAAAAAAGAACGGTGCTTTTGATCTTCCACGAATATCTCTGGACATGCGTCAGTCCAATGCCACATTTTCTCGAGAAATAGAAGAAGAAAAATCTATACAAATCTCATACGATGATTATTTGGCGCAATTCAAGTTAAATGTTGCACAgcatgaagcatttgaaaaaatTCAGGAGTGTGTGAATCTGGGAAATGGTGGCTTATTTTTTGTAAATGGACCTGGAGGAAATGGGAAGGCGTTTTTATATAGGGCGTTGTTGGCAaatatcagaaaaaaaaaacatgattgCCCTAGCTACAGCCACTTCAGGAGTTGCAGCTTCAATATTACCAGGTGGTCGAACAGCTCATTCTCGCTTTAA